The following are from one region of the Bacillus methanolicus MGA3 genome:
- a CDS encoding CTP synthase has protein sequence MTKYIFVTGGVVSSLGKGITAASLGRLLKNRGLNVTIQKFDPYINVDPGTMSPYQHGEVFVTDDGAETDLDLGHYERFIDINLNKYSNVTTGKIYSAVLRKERRGDYLGGTVQVIPHITNEIKERVFRAGRETNADVVITEIGGTVGDIESLPFLEAIRQMKSDVGRDNVMYIHCTLVPYIKAAGEMKTKPTQHSVKELRSLGIQPNVIVVRTELPISQDMKDKIALFCDIDPKAVIECRDADNLYSIPLALQEQNMDKIVCEHLKLECGEADMTEWIQLVERVTNLSRKTKIALVGKYVELQDAYLSVVEALKHAGYHFDADVEIKWINSAEVTAENVHELLSDVDGILVPGGFGDRGIDGKIFAIQYAREQKKPFFGICLGMQLASVEFARNVVGLEGAHSSEIDPDTKHPIIDLLPEQKEIEDLGGTLRLGLYPCKLAENTKAYKAYQDEVIYERHRHRYEFNNQYRQAMEEAGFVFSGTSPDGRLVEIIELKDHPWFVASQFHPEFTSRPTRPQPLFRDFIEASLNAAEN, from the coding sequence ATGACAAAGTATATTTTTGTAACAGGCGGCGTCGTGTCGTCACTTGGAAAGGGAATTACGGCAGCTTCATTAGGGAGGCTGCTGAAAAACCGCGGTCTAAATGTGACTATTCAAAAATTTGATCCTTATATTAACGTTGACCCTGGGACGATGAGCCCTTACCAGCATGGGGAAGTGTTTGTAACGGATGACGGGGCGGAAACGGATCTTGATTTAGGCCATTATGAGCGTTTTATTGATATTAATTTAAATAAATATAGCAACGTTACGACCGGGAAAATTTATTCAGCGGTTTTGAGAAAGGAACGCCGAGGCGACTATCTGGGCGGAACCGTTCAAGTTATTCCGCATATCACGAACGAAATTAAAGAACGTGTTTTCCGCGCGGGCCGCGAAACAAATGCAGATGTTGTGATCACTGAAATCGGCGGAACAGTCGGGGACATTGAATCATTGCCGTTCTTGGAAGCAATCCGCCAGATGAAAAGTGATGTCGGGAGGGACAATGTAATGTACATTCATTGTACACTTGTTCCTTATATTAAAGCAGCCGGCGAAATGAAAACAAAACCGACCCAGCACAGTGTAAAAGAGCTGCGCAGCCTCGGAATTCAGCCAAATGTAATTGTTGTGCGTACGGAACTACCGATCTCGCAAGATATGAAAGATAAAATTGCCTTGTTCTGTGATATTGATCCGAAGGCAGTCATCGAGTGCCGGGATGCAGATAATCTTTATTCCATTCCGTTAGCTCTTCAAGAGCAGAACATGGATAAAATCGTATGTGAACATTTAAAACTTGAGTGCGGGGAAGCGGACATGACCGAGTGGATTCAGCTCGTGGAACGGGTAACAAATCTGTCTCGGAAAACGAAAATTGCACTTGTCGGAAAATATGTTGAACTGCAAGATGCTTATCTTTCTGTTGTCGAAGCTTTAAAGCATGCAGGCTATCACTTTGATGCAGATGTAGAAATTAAATGGATCAATTCAGCAGAAGTCACAGCAGAAAATGTACATGAGCTTCTAAGTGATGTAGACGGAATTTTAGTTCCAGGCGGATTCGGTGACCGTGGTATTGATGGGAAAATTTTCGCAATCCAATATGCTCGTGAACAGAAAAAGCCGTTCTTCGGCATTTGTCTTGGCATGCAGCTGGCTTCTGTTGAATTTGCCCGCAATGTTGTTGGCTTAGAAGGAGCACATTCCTCTGAAATAGATCCTGACACAAAGCATCCAATTATTGATTTGCTTCCTGAACAGAAGGAGATTGAAGACCTTGGCGGAACGCTTCGTCTCGGCCTGTACCCATGCAAGCTCGCTGAAAATACAAAAGCTTATAAAGCGTATCAAGACGAAGTTATTTACGAGCGCCATCGCCACCGCTATGAATTTAACAACCAGTACCGTCAGGCAATGGAAGAGGCTGGATTCGTATTTTCAGGTACAAGCCCTGATGGCCGCTTAGTAGAAATTATCGAATTAAAAGATCATCCATGGTTTGTAGCTTCTCAATTCCATCCGGAATTTACATCACGGCCGACTCGCCCGCAGCCGTTATTCCGTGATTTTATTGAAGCATCTTTAAATGCAGCAGAAAATTAA
- the rpoE gene encoding DNA-directed RNA polymerase subunit delta yields MSLNQYSKEELQEMSFIEIAYELLNEKKQAVPFKDIVDEVSQLLGLSEEEVRAKLAQFYTDINIDGRFISLGENRWGLRVWYPVDQTEDETITTVKPKKKKAKKVLDDDLDVDDYDDIDEDELDYDDLDAFEEDEDDVDLLDDDLIDDDLDVLDEDDDESDLIDDEDDYDLDDEEELIDDELVPEDEEDEED; encoded by the coding sequence TTGAGTCTGAACCAATACTCAAAAGAGGAATTGCAAGAAATGTCTTTCATTGAAATTGCCTATGAACTGTTGAACGAAAAAAAACAAGCAGTTCCATTTAAAGACATTGTGGATGAAGTTTCGCAGCTTCTTGGCCTAAGTGAAGAAGAAGTAAGAGCGAAATTGGCGCAATTCTATACAGATATAAACATAGACGGCCGGTTTATTTCACTCGGAGAAAACCGGTGGGGACTTCGTGTTTGGTATCCTGTTGACCAGACTGAGGATGAAACGATTACAACCGTTAAACCTAAGAAGAAAAAAGCGAAAAAGGTTCTTGATGATGATCTCGATGTTGATGATTATGACGACATCGACGAAGACGAACTTGATTACGATGATCTTGATGCGTTTGAAGAAGATGAGGACGACGTGGATCTTCTTGACGACGACTTAATTGATGATGACTTAGATGTCTTAGATGAAGATGATGACGAAAGTGATTTAATAGATGACGAGGATGATTATGACCTTGACGACGAAGAAGAGCTGATCGATGATGAATTAGTCCCAGAAGATGAAGAGGACGAAGAGGATTAA
- the icmF gene encoding fused isobutyryl-CoA mutase/GTPase IcmF codes for MYKPKHHIRFVTASSLFDGHDASINIMRRLLQAGGAEVIHLGHNRSVEEVVNAAIQEDVQGIAVSSYQGGHVEYFKYMYDLLKEKGASHIRIYGGGGGVIIPREIKELHEYGIAKIFSPEDGRQFGLQGMIEYMLKECDFPTVASDAAGYVEKLQTGEVIAVSKLITLAEQHVGIQKETAAAVESVMEKVKSMEKSAPVVGITGTGGSGKSSLTDELIRRFINEIPEKRVAILSVDPTKQKTGGALLGDRIRMNAIFSPRVYMRSLATRKSKNELSLAIKDAISVVKAAGFDLVIVETSGIGQGDAEITEICDVSMYVMTSEFGAPSQLEKIDMIDYADIIVINKFEKKGSEDAKRQVQKQYQRSHMLFDKDYSEMPVYGTIASQFNDPGTNALFAALIEKINEKAGTNWSTSFSKETHVEKQNVIIPNERRYYLREITETVRNYHKKADEQVALARRLFQVEGAIESVKEREANGEILASLEAVKKDIESKLSPESKKILSEWEQLKEKYSADQFVAKIRDKEIVTKLKTKSLSGLDIPKVALPKYKDYGEILRWVYRENVPGSFPFTAGVFPFKRQGEDPKRQFAGEGTPERTNRRFHYLSKDDPAKRLSTAFDSVTLYGEDPDYRPDIYGKVGESGVNVCTLDDMKKLYAGFDLCHPSTSVSMTINGPAPIILAMFMNTAIEQQVEKKEAELGRKLAEEEYEQVKAMTLQAVRGTVQADILKEDQGQNTCIFSTEFALRMMGDIQQYFIDHQVRNYYSVSISGYHIAEAGANPITQLAFTLANGFTYVEYYLSRGMKIDDFAPNLSFFFSNGLDPEYSVIGRVARRIWAIVMRDKYGANERSQKLKYHVQTSGRSLHAMEIDFNDIRTTLQALMALHDNCNSLHTNAYDEAITTPTEESVRRAMAIQMIITKEHGLTKNENPLQGSFIIDELTDLVEEAVLQEFDRLNDRGGVLGAMETQYQRGKIQDESMYYEMKKHSGELPIIGVNTYVNPNPPSEDELNNMELARATKEEKELQIQNLRSFQERNKDRVDEALNRLKKTAVSGGNIFAELMETVKVASLGQITQALYEVGGQYRRNM; via the coding sequence ATGTATAAGCCAAAGCATCACATTCGTTTTGTCACAGCCTCAAGTTTATTTGACGGCCACGATGCCTCCATTAATATTATGCGCAGACTTCTTCAGGCAGGCGGAGCAGAAGTCATTCACCTCGGCCATAACCGGTCGGTTGAAGAGGTAGTGAATGCTGCAATCCAGGAAGATGTCCAAGGAATTGCCGTTTCCTCTTACCAAGGAGGACATGTCGAATATTTTAAATATATGTACGATTTGTTAAAGGAAAAAGGTGCTTCCCACATTCGCATATACGGAGGCGGAGGCGGTGTCATTATCCCTCGTGAAATTAAGGAACTTCACGAATATGGAATTGCAAAAATTTTTTCGCCTGAGGACGGACGCCAGTTTGGCCTTCAAGGCATGATTGAATACATGTTGAAAGAATGTGATTTTCCAACGGTTGCTTCTGATGCGGCAGGCTATGTTGAAAAGCTTCAAACTGGTGAGGTGATCGCTGTTTCCAAACTGATTACACTTGCCGAACAGCATGTTGGCATTCAGAAAGAAACAGCTGCGGCCGTTGAATCGGTTATGGAAAAAGTGAAATCAATGGAAAAATCCGCTCCTGTCGTCGGGATTACCGGAACAGGAGGCTCCGGAAAAAGCTCCTTAACCGATGAACTCATCCGCCGCTTCATCAATGAAATTCCCGAAAAAAGAGTGGCAATTTTATCCGTTGACCCTACTAAACAAAAAACGGGCGGCGCTCTTCTCGGAGATCGGATCCGCATGAATGCGATTTTTTCACCGCGCGTCTATATGCGGAGTCTGGCAACAAGGAAATCCAAAAATGAGCTGTCGTTGGCAATAAAAGATGCGATTTCTGTTGTAAAAGCAGCCGGCTTCGACCTTGTTATTGTCGAAACAAGCGGAATTGGACAGGGAGATGCAGAAATTACAGAAATATGTGACGTTTCCATGTATGTAATGACAAGTGAGTTTGGGGCGCCATCACAGCTTGAAAAAATTGACATGATTGACTATGCGGACATAATTGTGATTAACAAGTTTGAAAAGAAAGGATCAGAGGACGCGAAGCGCCAAGTGCAAAAACAATATCAGCGCAGCCATATGCTGTTTGACAAAGATTATTCGGAAATGCCTGTTTACGGGACGATTGCGAGCCAATTTAACGATCCGGGAACAAATGCACTTTTTGCAGCATTAATTGAAAAAATTAATGAAAAAGCAGGAACGAATTGGTCCACATCTTTTTCAAAAGAAACGCATGTTGAGAAGCAAAATGTCATTATCCCAAATGAACGCCGTTATTATTTGCGGGAAATTACCGAAACGGTCAGAAACTATCATAAAAAAGCGGATGAGCAAGTTGCATTGGCCCGCCGCTTGTTCCAAGTGGAGGGTGCAATTGAATCCGTGAAAGAACGGGAAGCAAATGGTGAAATCCTCGCATCTCTTGAAGCGGTGAAAAAAGATATAGAGTCTAAGCTTTCACCGGAATCAAAGAAGATTCTATCTGAGTGGGAACAGCTGAAAGAAAAGTATTCCGCTGATCAGTTTGTTGCGAAAATCCGAGATAAAGAGATTGTTACAAAGTTAAAAACAAAGAGTCTTTCTGGATTAGACATTCCAAAGGTTGCATTGCCGAAATACAAAGATTATGGAGAGATTTTAAGATGGGTTTACCGTGAAAATGTTCCGGGTTCATTTCCGTTCACGGCTGGTGTTTTTCCTTTTAAACGCCAAGGAGAAGATCCAAAACGCCAATTTGCCGGCGAAGGAACGCCTGAGCGGACAAACCGCCGTTTCCATTACTTGTCCAAAGATGACCCGGCAAAGCGCTTAAGCACAGCTTTTGATTCAGTAACCCTTTATGGCGAGGATCCTGACTACCGTCCAGATATTTACGGCAAAGTCGGTGAAAGCGGTGTCAATGTCTGTACGCTTGATGATATGAAAAAGCTCTATGCAGGTTTTGATTTATGCCATCCGTCGACATCTGTTTCAATGACAATTAACGGTCCTGCGCCGATTATTTTAGCCATGTTTATGAATACGGCGATCGAACAGCAAGTAGAAAAGAAGGAAGCAGAACTTGGACGAAAGCTGGCCGAGGAAGAATATGAGCAAGTGAAAGCAATGACTTTGCAGGCGGTCAGGGGGACGGTCCAGGCCGACATTTTAAAAGAGGATCAAGGACAAAATACATGTATTTTCTCAACAGAGTTTGCATTGAGAATGATGGGAGATATTCAGCAATACTTTATTGACCATCAGGTTCGAAATTATTATTCGGTGTCCATATCCGGTTATCATATTGCTGAAGCTGGGGCCAATCCGATCACCCAGCTGGCGTTTACGCTTGCGAACGGTTTTACCTATGTCGAATATTATTTGAGCCGCGGGATGAAGATTGATGACTTTGCACCAAACTTATCGTTCTTCTTTTCAAATGGACTTGATCCGGAGTATTCAGTAATTGGCCGGGTAGCACGCCGAATTTGGGCAATCGTGATGAGAGACAAATACGGGGCAAATGAAAGAAGCCAAAAGTTAAAGTACCATGTTCAGACATCGGGAAGATCGCTGCATGCCATGGAAATTGACTTTAATGATATCCGGACAACACTTCAGGCATTAATGGCGCTTCATGACAACTGCAACTCGCTTCATACAAATGCTTATGATGAGGCGATTACGACCCCGACAGAGGAGTCGGTTCGCCGGGCGATGGCCATCCAGATGATTATTACAAAAGAACATGGATTAACGAAAAATGAGAATCCTCTTCAAGGTTCATTTATTATTGATGAGCTGACAGACCTTGTTGAAGAAGCAGTCCTTCAGGAGTTCGACCGCCTGAACGACCGCGGCGGGGTTCTTGGTGCGATGGAAACCCAGTATCAGCGCGGGAAAATCCAGGATGAATCGATGTATTACGAAATGAAAAAACACTCAGGAGAACTGCCGATCATCGGCGTCAATACGTATGTAAATCCGAATCCTCCATCAGAAGATGAGCTTAACAACATGGAATTGGCGCGGGCAACGAAAGAAGAGAAAGAATTGCAAATCCAAAATCTCCGTTCATTCCAAGAACGGAATAAAGACCGCGTAGACGAGGCGCTTAACCGCTTGAAGAAAACAGCAGTAAGCGGGGGAAATATTTTTGCAGAGCTGATGGAAACAGTCAAAGTGGCAAGCCTCGGCCAAATCACCCAAGCGCTTTACGAAGTCGGAGGACAATATCGCCGAAATATGTGA
- a CDS encoding TetR/AcrR family transcriptional regulator, with protein sequence MEKREVHASVKDENLVVKRRNQMIKGAVTLFKQKGFHRTTTREIANAAGFSIGTLYEYIRTKEDVLYLVCDSIYDQVRERLQKDLDTNQGTLESLKLGIANYFRVMDEMQDEVLVMYQEAKSLSKDALPYVLKKEIEMVGMFEDVINRCVENGELLLTKKQVQMIAHNIFVQGQMWGFRRWALQKIYSLEEYIELQTELLFKGICLNDKGVEKHV encoded by the coding sequence ATGGAAAAACGTGAAGTGCATGCTTCTGTCAAAGATGAGAACCTTGTCGTTAAACGACGCAATCAAATGATTAAAGGTGCTGTAACCCTTTTTAAACAAAAAGGGTTTCACCGTACAACAACAAGGGAGATAGCGAATGCAGCCGGATTCAGCATCGGTACGCTATATGAATACATTCGGACGAAGGAAGATGTGTTATACCTTGTCTGTGACAGCATCTATGATCAAGTGCGGGAGCGCCTTCAAAAAGACCTGGATACGAATCAGGGGACACTAGAAAGCTTAAAGCTTGGAATTGCTAATTACTTTCGAGTAATGGATGAAATGCAAGATGAAGTGCTTGTGATGTACCAGGAAGCCAAATCACTCTCAAAAGATGCGCTTCCATATGTACTGAAAAAAGAAATTGAAATGGTTGGCATGTTTGAAGATGTTATCAATCGATGTGTGGAAAATGGGGAACTTTTACTTACAAAAAAGCAAGTGCAAATGATTGCACACAATATTTTCGTCCAGGGGCAGATGTGGGGATTTCGCCGCTGGGCGCTTCAAAAAATCTACAGTCTCGAAGAATACATTGAATTGCAAACGGAATTGCTTTTTAAAGGGATCTGTTTAAACGACAAGGGGGTAGAGAAGCATGTATAA
- a CDS encoding acyl-CoA dehydrogenase: MNFQLTEEHEMIRKMVCDFAKNEVAPTAAERDEEERFDREIFDKMAELGLTGIPWPEEYGGIGSDYLAYCIAVEELSRVCASTGVTLSAHTSLACWPIFKFGTEEQKQKYLRPMAQGEKIGAYGLTEPGSGSDAGAMKTTARLEGDHYVLNGSKIFITNGGIADIYVVFALTDPSSKHKGTSAFIIEKDFPGFSVGKKEKKLGIRSSPTTEIIFEDCKVPKENLLGQEGEGFKIAMMTLDGGRNGIAAQAVGIAQGALDAAIEYAKERHQFGRPIAAQQGIAFKLADMATHVEAARLLTYQAAWRESAGLSYGKESAMSKLFAGDTAMKVTTEAVQVFGGYGYTKDYPVERFMRDAKITQIYEGTQEIQRLVISRMLTK; this comes from the coding sequence ATGAACTTTCAACTTACTGAAGAACATGAAATGATTCGAAAAATGGTTTGCGATTTTGCAAAAAATGAAGTAGCTCCAACAGCGGCTGAACGTGATGAAGAGGAACGGTTTGACAGGGAGATTTTTGATAAAATGGCCGAGCTCGGCTTAACAGGAATTCCGTGGCCGGAAGAATACGGCGGAATCGGCAGCGATTATTTGGCGTATTGTATTGCAGTGGAAGAATTATCAAGAGTCTGCGCTTCCACAGGGGTCACACTATCTGCCCACACTTCCCTTGCATGCTGGCCGATTTTTAAATTTGGCACCGAAGAGCAAAAACAAAAGTATTTGCGGCCAATGGCACAAGGAGAAAAAATCGGCGCTTATGGCCTTACAGAGCCGGGAAGCGGTTCCGATGCCGGTGCCATGAAAACAACGGCCCGCCTTGAAGGGGACCATTACGTGTTAAATGGTTCAAAAATTTTCATAACAAACGGAGGCATTGCAGATATTTATGTCGTCTTTGCCCTTACCGATCCTTCAAGTAAACATAAGGGAACAAGCGCTTTTATTATTGAAAAAGACTTCCCTGGCTTTTCAGTCGGCAAAAAAGAAAAGAAACTCGGAATCCGTTCGTCTCCAACAACGGAGATTATTTTTGAAGATTGCAAAGTTCCGAAAGAAAACCTTCTTGGCCAGGAAGGAGAAGGCTTTAAAATTGCAATGATGACTCTTGACGGCGGCCGCAACGGCATTGCAGCCCAAGCCGTCGGCATTGCCCAAGGAGCATTGGATGCTGCTATTGAGTATGCGAAAGAGCGCCACCAGTTCGGTCGTCCGATCGCCGCACAGCAAGGGATCGCCTTTAAGCTGGCCGATATGGCCACACACGTTGAAGCGGCAAGACTATTAACCTATCAGGCGGCATGGCGCGAGTCTGCAGGCCTTTCATACGGAAAAGAATCGGCAATGTCAAAGCTGTTTGCGGGCGATACAGCGATGAAAGTGACAACAGAAGCAGTCCAAGTCTTTGGCGGATACGGATATACAAAGGATTATCCGGTTGAACGCTTTATGCGTGATGCGAAGATTACACAAATATACGAGGGAACCCAGGAAATTCAGCGTCTAGTTATTTCCCGGATGCTGACGAAATAG
- a CDS encoding acyl-CoA dehydrogenase, protein MNLRFTEEQEMMRKMVRDFAQSEIAPFVENMEKGEFPRGILKKMGELGLMGIPVPEQYGGAEMDFISYIIAIHELSKVSATVGVILSVHTSVCTNPILYFGTEEQKKKYVPKLASGEYLGAFCLTEPSSGSDAASLKSRAVRDGDDYIINGSKVFITNGGEADVYIVFASTNPETGAKGITAFIVEKGTPGFIVGKDEQKMGLHGSRTVQLTFEDMRISAKNLLGKEGEGFKIAMANLDTGRIGIAAQALGIAEAALEAATRYAKERHQFGRPIAAQQGIAFKLADMATNIEAAKLLIYRAADLKQKGIKCGKEASMAKLFASKTAVEAATEAVQIFGGYGYTEDYPVERYFRDAKITEIYEGTSEIQRLVISKQL, encoded by the coding sequence ATGAACCTGAGATTTACGGAAGAACAAGAAATGATGAGAAAAATGGTCCGGGATTTTGCCCAAAGCGAAATCGCGCCATTTGTGGAAAACATGGAAAAGGGAGAATTCCCGCGCGGCATCCTCAAAAAAATGGGTGAACTTGGTTTAATGGGCATACCTGTACCGGAACAATACGGCGGTGCGGAGATGGATTTTATATCTTATATTATTGCGATTCATGAACTCTCAAAAGTAAGCGCAACTGTCGGTGTCATCCTGTCCGTTCACACATCTGTCTGCACAAATCCGATCCTTTATTTTGGAACGGAAGAACAAAAGAAAAAATATGTACCGAAATTGGCTTCAGGCGAATATTTGGGAGCATTTTGCCTTACTGAACCGAGCTCAGGCTCTGATGCGGCCAGCCTCAAGTCTCGGGCAGTGAGAGATGGAGACGACTACATCATTAACGGGTCGAAAGTTTTTATTACGAATGGCGGCGAAGCAGATGTTTATATTGTGTTTGCTTCGACTAACCCTGAGACAGGTGCGAAAGGAATCACTGCGTTCATTGTTGAAAAAGGGACGCCCGGATTTATTGTCGGCAAAGACGAACAAAAAATGGGGCTCCATGGTTCAAGGACTGTTCAATTGACATTTGAAGATATGCGCATTTCTGCAAAAAATCTTCTTGGAAAAGAAGGCGAGGGTTTTAAAATTGCCATGGCAAACCTCGATACGGGCAGGATCGGCATTGCGGCCCAAGCACTCGGTATTGCAGAAGCCGCACTAGAGGCCGCAACACGCTATGCAAAAGAGCGGCACCAGTTCGGCCGTCCGATTGCCGCCCAGCAAGGCATCGCATTTAAGCTAGCTGATATGGCAACAAATATCGAAGCTGCAAAACTATTAATCTATCGGGCAGCAGACTTAAAGCAGAAAGGGATAAAATGCGGAAAAGAAGCTTCAATGGCCAAGCTGTTTGCTTCAAAAACAGCAGTTGAAGCGGCAACGGAAGCGGTTCAAATTTTTGGCGGCTATGGCTATACGGAAGATTATCCGGTTGAACGGTATTTCCGTGATGCCAAAATAACGGAAATATACGAAGGAACAAGCGAAATTCAGCGGCTTGTTATCAGCAAACAGCTGTAA
- a CDS encoding 3-hydroxybutyryl-CoA dehydrogenase, translating into MNVKKIMVVGAGQMGSGIAQVCAQSGYSVILNDIKPEFVERGLGVINKNLSRQVEKGRMSKEQKEEILGRIIASTDLHDAKDADLVIEAAVENMEVKTKIFAQLDEIAQEHAILASNTSSLPITEIAAATKRPEKVIGMHFMNPVPVMKLVEIIRGLATEDEVYQTIEDITKTLNKVPVEVNDFPGFVSNRVLMPMINEAIYTLYEGVATKEAIDEVMKLGMNHPMGPLALADFIGLDTCLYIMETLHEGFGDDKYRPCPLLRKYVKAGWLGKKTGRGFYVYE; encoded by the coding sequence GTGAACGTAAAAAAAATCATGGTTGTCGGTGCAGGCCAAATGGGTTCCGGAATTGCCCAAGTATGCGCCCAGTCAGGATACAGCGTCATTTTAAATGATATAAAACCGGAATTTGTCGAGCGCGGCCTTGGAGTGATTAATAAAAACCTTTCCCGTCAAGTGGAAAAAGGCCGCATGTCCAAGGAGCAAAAGGAAGAGATTCTTGGAAGAATAATAGCTTCTACAGACCTTCACGATGCAAAAGATGCGGATCTTGTCATTGAAGCGGCAGTGGAGAACATGGAAGTAAAAACGAAAATTTTTGCCCAATTGGATGAGATCGCACAAGAACATGCAATTCTTGCAAGCAATACATCATCGCTTCCAATAACGGAAATTGCCGCTGCGACGAAGAGGCCGGAAAAAGTGATCGGTATGCATTTTATGAATCCTGTTCCGGTAATGAAGCTTGTTGAAATTATCCGTGGGCTGGCAACTGAGGACGAGGTCTATCAAACAATTGAAGATATTACGAAAACGTTAAATAAAGTGCCGGTAGAAGTAAATGACTTTCCGGGATTTGTTTCAAATCGTGTGCTAATGCCGATGATCAACGAAGCGATTTATACATTGTACGAAGGAGTAGCCACAAAAGAAGCGATCGATGAAGTAATGAAACTGGGCATGAATCACCCGATGGGACCGCTTGCGCTTGCTGATTTCATTGGCCTTGATACGTGCCTGTATATTATGGAAACTCTCCACGAAGGATTTGGAGACGATAAATACCGTCCTTGTCCGCTGCTTCGGAAATATGTAAAAGCAGGCTGGCTTGGAAAGAAGACAGGCCGCGGTTTCTATGTGTACGAATAA
- a CDS encoding acetyl-CoA C-acetyltransferase — MGKTVILSGVRTPFGKLGGSLSSLQASELGGIAIKEALKRANVNPEEVDEVILGSVLQGGQGQIPSRQAARYAGIPWEVKTETINKVCASGMRSVTLADQIIRAGDEELIVAGGMESMSNAPYLLPNARWGLRMGDSSVKDLMIHDGLSCSFTGVHMGTYGNSTAKEMEISREEQDQWAYRSHERAIAAIEAGKLAEEIVPVEIPQRKGEPIIVQNDESPRKDTSLEKLAKLKPVFNSDGTITAGNAPGVNDGAAALVLMSEERAEREGRTPAAYILGHAAVAVEAKDFPKTPGLVIQQLLKKTGKLLEDIDLFEINEAFAAVALASGKIAKVDPEKVNVNGGAIALGHPIGASGARIIITLMHELKRRGGGIGIAAICSGGGQGDAVMIEVPKQ, encoded by the coding sequence ATGGGAAAAACCGTCATTTTAAGCGGAGTCAGGACACCTTTTGGGAAATTAGGGGGGAGCTTGAGCAGCCTGCAAGCATCTGAACTTGGGGGAATTGCCATAAAAGAAGCGCTGAAACGGGCAAACGTGAACCCGGAAGAGGTAGATGAAGTCATTTTGGGAAGCGTTTTACAAGGAGGGCAGGGGCAGATTCCATCGAGACAGGCAGCCCGTTATGCAGGAATTCCATGGGAAGTAAAAACGGAGACAATTAATAAGGTTTGTGCATCGGGAATGAGGAGTGTTACCCTTGCGGACCAGATTATTCGCGCCGGTGATGAAGAACTGATTGTTGCCGGAGGCATGGAATCGATGAGCAACGCCCCTTATCTATTGCCAAATGCTCGCTGGGGGCTTAGGATGGGTGACTCTTCGGTGAAGGATCTGATGATTCATGACGGCCTCTCCTGCAGTTTTACAGGCGTTCATATGGGAACGTACGGAAACAGCACGGCAAAAGAAATGGAAATCAGCCGCGAGGAACAGGATCAATGGGCTTACAGAAGCCATGAGCGCGCAATTGCCGCAATCGAAGCCGGCAAGCTGGCCGAGGAAATTGTTCCGGTAGAAATTCCTCAAAGAAAAGGCGAACCTATTATTGTGCAAAACGATGAGTCTCCACGAAAGGATACCTCATTGGAAAAATTGGCAAAGCTCAAGCCTGTATTCAACTCTGACGGAACGATTACAGCTGGGAATGCACCCGGAGTCAATGACGGGGCGGCAGCTTTAGTTTTGATGAGCGAAGAAAGGGCCGAGCGTGAAGGCAGAACACCGGCAGCTTATATTTTGGGACATGCAGCCGTTGCGGTGGAAGCGAAAGATTTTCCGAAAACCCCTGGTCTTGTCATTCAACAATTGCTAAAGAAAACCGGAAAATTGCTAGAGGATATTGATTTATTTGAAATTAATGAAGCGTTTGCAGCTGTTGCTCTTGCAAGTGGAAAAATTGCAAAGGTCGATCCTGAAAAAGTAAATGTAAACGGCGGAGCAATTGCACTCGGCCATCCGATTGGCGCCAGCGGAGCCCGCATCATTATCACATTAATGCATGAGTTGAAACGCCGCGGCGGAGGAATTGGAATCGCAGCCATTTGTTCGGGCGGCGGACAAGGTGACGCTGTGATGATTGAAGTTCCGAAACAGTAA